The following proteins are co-located in the Shouchella hunanensis genome:
- a CDS encoding acyl-CoA thioesterase produces MRLPAYIENLEDWKKEFDFFTDISVRFSETDAFGHVNNTVAFIYFEQARLAFFESKGLMEEWLKGNGLMIVTADLQCDYVAQMKYGDQVNVGVKIQQLGTSSMELHYLGLVNDQPTLLGRGSLVQIDGKTGKASPFQESIKQKIRI; encoded by the coding sequence TTGCGGTTACCAGCATATATTGAAAATCTAGAAGACTGGAAAAAAGAATTTGATTTCTTTACAGACATCTCCGTTCGTTTTTCGGAAACAGATGCATTTGGACATGTGAATAACACCGTTGCTTTTATTTACTTTGAACAAGCGCGTTTAGCTTTTTTTGAAAGCAAAGGGTTAATGGAAGAATGGCTAAAAGGCAATGGATTAATGATTGTTACTGCAGACTTACAGTGTGATTATGTAGCACAAATGAAATATGGAGATCAGGTGAACGTTGGCGTGAAGATTCAGCAGCTAGGGACTTCGTCAATGGAACTTCATTATTTAGGCTTAGTAAATGATCAACCGACTTTGCTTGGCCGCGGTTCACTTGTCCAAATTGACGGAAAAACAGGGAAGGCATCTCCTTTTCAAGAATCCATTAAGCAAAAAATACGCATATAA
- a CDS encoding phosphocarrier protein HPr, whose amino-acid sequence MPEKTFKITAETGIHARPATQLVNKAGQFSSDITLEYKGKSVNLKSIMGVMSLGVGQGADVTIKAEGSDADEALAAIEEVVKEGLGE is encoded by the coding sequence ATGCCAGAAAAAACGTTTAAAATTACAGCGGAAACAGGAATTCATGCTCGTCCAGCAACACAGCTTGTGAACAAAGCAGGTCAATTCTCTTCAGATATTACGTTAGAGTATAAAGGAAAGTCTGTAAACTTAAAATCCATTATGGGTGTTATGTCATTAGGTGTTGGACAAGGCGCTGATGTAACAATTAAAGCAGAAGGTTCGGACGCTGATGAAGCATTAGCAGCAATTGAAGAAGTTGTAAAAGAGGGATTAGGAGAATAA
- the sdhA gene encoding succinate dehydrogenase flavoprotein subunit: MSKGRIAVVGGGLAGLMAAIKIAEKGVPVDLFSIVPVKRSHSVCAQGGINGAVNTKGEGDSPALHFDDTVYGGDFLANQPPVKAMADAAPSIIHLMDRMGVMFNRTPEGLLDFRRFGGTQHHRTAFAGATTGQQLLYALDEQVRRYEVQGLVTKYEGWEFLSAIIDDGVCRGLTAQELNSAEIRSFPADAVIMATGGPGIIFGKSTNSMINTGYAAAKLYEQGVAYANGEFIQIHPTAIPGDDKLRLMSESARGEGGRVWTYKDGKPWYFLEEKYPAYGNLVPRDIATREIFHVCVDEGLGINGENMVYLDLSHKDPKELDIKLGGIIEIYEKFMGDDPRKVPMKIFPAVHYSMGGMWVDYDQMTNIPGLFAAGECDYSQHGANRLGANSLLSAIYGGMVAGPKALDYINGLDQAAEDLSSSLFEGEVKKEQDKFESILKMDGKENAYVLHKELGEWMTDNVTVVRYNDKLLKTDEKIQELMERFKNININDTSRWSNQGASFTRQLEGMLNLARVITIGAYNRNESRGAHYKPDFPERNDEEFLKTTKAWYNPATGAPDFEYEEVDTSLIKPRKRDYTQKSKGAAAK, encoded by the coding sequence ATGAGTAAAGGAAGAATAGCTGTAGTTGGCGGCGGTTTAGCTGGCTTGATGGCAGCCATAAAAATTGCTGAAAAAGGGGTTCCTGTTGATCTCTTTTCAATTGTACCAGTAAAACGTTCCCACTCTGTTTGTGCCCAAGGTGGTATTAATGGAGCGGTTAATACAAAAGGAGAAGGAGATTCTCCGGCACTACATTTTGATGATACGGTTTATGGAGGCGATTTCTTAGCAAACCAACCTCCAGTAAAAGCAATGGCAGACGCAGCACCGTCTATTATCCATTTGATGGACCGAATGGGCGTGATGTTTAATCGAACACCAGAGGGATTACTTGATTTCCGTCGTTTTGGTGGAACGCAGCATCACCGAACAGCCTTTGCTGGGGCAACAACTGGTCAGCAGTTACTTTATGCACTAGATGAACAAGTTCGACGTTATGAAGTACAAGGTCTCGTAACGAAATATGAAGGTTGGGAGTTTTTATCGGCCATTATTGATGACGGGGTTTGTCGCGGCTTAACGGCGCAAGAATTAAATTCTGCTGAAATTAGAAGTTTTCCAGCCGATGCAGTTATTATGGCAACAGGTGGACCAGGAATTATCTTCGGAAAATCTACGAATTCCATGATCAATACAGGCTATGCAGCAGCGAAGTTGTATGAGCAAGGTGTAGCGTATGCCAACGGTGAATTCATCCAAATTCATCCTACAGCGATTCCAGGAGACGACAAATTGCGTCTAATGAGTGAGTCAGCCCGTGGTGAGGGTGGACGAGTTTGGACTTATAAAGACGGAAAGCCTTGGTATTTCTTAGAAGAGAAATATCCAGCTTATGGAAACCTTGTTCCTCGTGATATTGCGACACGTGAGATCTTTCATGTATGTGTTGATGAAGGTCTTGGCATTAATGGGGAAAACATGGTTTATCTTGATCTTTCCCACAAGGATCCAAAAGAACTTGATATTAAACTAGGCGGCATCATTGAAATTTATGAAAAGTTCATGGGTGATGATCCTCGTAAAGTACCAATGAAAATTTTCCCTGCTGTTCACTATTCAATGGGTGGCATGTGGGTCGATTATGATCAAATGACAAATATTCCTGGACTATTCGCAGCTGGTGAGTGTGACTATTCTCAGCACGGAGCAAACCGTTTAGGTGCAAACTCATTGCTATCTGCTATTTACGGCGGTATGGTGGCAGGTCCAAAAGCGCTTGACTATATTAATGGATTAGATCAAGCGGCAGAAGACTTGTCCTCTTCTTTATTTGAAGGAGAAGTGAAAAAAGAACAAGATAAGTTTGAATCCATCCTAAAGATGGACGGTAAAGAAAATGCATACGTTCTTCATAAAGAGCTTGGTGAATGGATGACGGATAACGTAACCGTTGTTCGTTACAACGATAAGCTTTTAAAAACCGATGAAAAGATTCAAGAACTAATGGAGCGCTTTAAAAACATTAACATTAACGACACATCTCGCTGGTCGAACCAAGGGGCATCCTTTACGCGTCAATTAGAAGGAATGTTAAACCTTGCAAGGGTTATTACAATTGGTGCGTACAATCGTAATGAAAGTCGCGGGGCTCACTACAAACCAGACTTCCCTGAGCGTAACGATGAAGAGTTCTTAAAAACAACAAAAGCTTGGTATAATCCAGCAACAGGGGCTCCAGATTTTGAATATGAAGAAGTCGATACGTCACTTATTAAACCGCGTAAACGTGACTATACACAAAAAAGTAAAGGAGCTGCAGCGAAATGA
- the sdhB gene encoding succinate dehydrogenase iron-sulfur subunit, which translates to MSDMITIIISRQDGPDGSVYDEEFKLPYRPNLNVISCLMEIRRNPVNAKGERTTPVAWDMNCLEEVCGACSMVINGKPQQSCTALIDKLEQPIRLEPMRTFPIVRDLMVDRSRMFDSLKKVKAWIPVDGTYDLGPGPRMPEKRRQWAYELSKCMTCGVCLESCPNVNSKSEFIGPAALSQVRLFNAHPTGEMNKEERLEALMDEGGLLNCGNSQNCVQSCPKGIPLTTSIASLNRATALQSFKNFFGSY; encoded by the coding sequence ATGAGTGACATGATTACGATTATTATCTCAAGACAAGATGGTCCAGACGGTAGCGTATACGATGAAGAATTTAAACTTCCGTATCGGCCAAACCTTAACGTCATTTCTTGCTTGATGGAAATTCGACGTAACCCAGTTAACGCGAAAGGTGAGCGTACAACACCGGTAGCGTGGGATATGAACTGCTTAGAAGAAGTGTGCGGGGCATGTTCAATGGTCATTAACGGCAAACCACAGCAATCGTGTACAGCTTTAATTGATAAACTGGAACAGCCAATACGTTTAGAGCCAATGCGCACATTCCCGATCGTTCGTGATTTAATGGTAGACCGTAGCCGCATGTTTGACTCATTGAAGAAAGTAAAAGCGTGGATTCCGGTCGATGGTACGTATGATTTAGGTCCAGGGCCGAGAATGCCTGAGAAACGCCGTCAATGGGCATATGAACTCTCAAAATGTATGACATGTGGTGTTTGTTTAGAGTCTTGTCCGAATGTAAACTCAAAATCAGAGTTTATCGGTCCAGCCGCATTGTCACAAGTTCGTTTGTTTAATGCTCATCCAACTGGTGAAATGAATAAAGAAGAACGACTTGAAGCATTAATGGATGAAGGGGGACTGTTGAATTGTGGAAACTCACAAAACTGTGTGCAGTCTTGTCCGAAAGGAATTCCTTTGACAACATCCATTGCCTCGCTGAATCGTGCAACGGCGCTGCAATCCTTTAAAAATTTCTTTGGTAGTTATTAA
- a CDS encoding helix-turn-helix domain-containing protein: protein MKGADFGPKPLLTKREREVFELLVQDQTTKEIANHLFISEKTVRNHISNTMQKLGVKGRSQAVIELIRLGEIQI from the coding sequence TTGAAAGGAGCAGACTTCGGACCTAAACCCTTGCTTACAAAAAGGGAACGCGAAGTATTCGAACTACTTGTCCAAGATCAAACGACAAAAGAAATAGCGAATCATCTTTTTATTAGCGAAAAAACCGTTCGTAATCACATTTCGAACACAATGCAGAAATTGGGAGTAAAGGGGCGCTCTCAAGCAGTAATTGAGCTTATTCGACTTGGAGAAATTCAAATATAA
- a CDS encoding MarR family winged helix-turn-helix transcriptional regulator, with product MEKTYEVSYRQFEDIEKSLRKVADLVRQKGREILTHFPITPPQFVALQWLNEYGDMTIGELSDRMHLACSTTTDLIDRMEKNELVSRVKDESDRRVVRIHLKTKGQEIILEVIKKRQHYLAEMLEDFSCEQVNILEENLSMLLETMKTKREIRSE from the coding sequence TTGGAAAAAACGTATGAGGTATCCTATCGCCAGTTTGAGGATATTGAAAAGTCTCTACGAAAAGTAGCAGATTTAGTGAGGCAAAAAGGAAGGGAGATTTTAACGCATTTTCCCATTACTCCGCCACAATTTGTCGCGCTCCAATGGCTCAATGAATATGGTGATATGACCATAGGTGAACTTTCTGATCGCATGCATCTCGCTTGTAGTACGACAACCGATTTAATCGATCGTATGGAAAAAAATGAGCTCGTGTCAAGAGTTAAAGATGAATCCGACCGTCGTGTCGTCCGAATACATTTAAAGACAAAAGGTCAAGAGATCATTTTAGAAGTGATAAAAAAGCGTCAGCATTATTTAGCTGAAATGCTCGAAGATTTTTCATGTGAACAAGTTAACATACTTGAAGAAAACTTGAGCATGCTGTTAGAAACAATGAAGACGAAACGAGAAATTCGGTCAGAATAG
- a CDS encoding succinate dehydrogenase cytochrome b558 subunit, which translates to MPSNLEYFNRRLHSLLGVIPIGIFLIQHFVINHFATRGPEAFNQAAHFMESLPFRYALEIFIIFLPIMFHAVYGIFIAFKGKSNTSRYGFFRNWMFLLQRVSGVFLVIFIAWHVWDTRVQAMFGQEVNYEMMANILQNNWMFAFYIVGIVAATFHFANGLWSFAVSWGITLTPKSQKIMTYVSIVVFIALTYVGVASALAFV; encoded by the coding sequence ATGCCGAGTAATTTAGAGTACTTTAATCGAAGACTGCATTCGTTATTAGGAGTTATTCCTATTGGTATCTTTTTAATTCAGCACTTTGTTATTAATCATTTTGCAACAAGAGGTCCAGAAGCTTTTAACCAAGCTGCACACTTTATGGAAAGCCTTCCATTTCGCTATGCACTTGAAATTTTTATTATCTTTTTACCAATTATGTTCCACGCAGTTTATGGCATTTTTATTGCTTTTAAAGGCAAAAGCAACACAAGCCGCTATGGATTTTTTAGAAACTGGATGTTCTTGTTACAACGTGTATCAGGCGTTTTCTTAGTGATCTTTATCGCTTGGCATGTCTGGGATACAAGAGTCCAAGCTATGTTTGGTCAAGAAGTAAATTACGAAATGATGGCAAATATCTTGCAAAACAATTGGATGTTTGCATTTTATATAGTGGGTATCGTGGCAGCAACCTTCCATTTTGCAAATGGATTATGGTCTTTCGCAGTATCGTGGGGAATTACCCTAACACCTAAGTCGCAAAAGATTATGACGTATGTATCGATCGTCGTTTTTATAGCACTTACATATGTAGGTGTTGCTTCAGCTCTAGCATTTGTGTAA
- the racE gene encoding glutamate racemase has protein sequence MDKPIGVIDSGYGGLTVATELMRQLPKEAIYYVGDSKRCPYGPRSVEEVRRYTWEMIDHLLTFEVKMIVIACNTATAVVLHEARQQLDIPVVGVIQPGAITAMKVTNNQQIAVIGTTGTIKSQAYSLALSSISEDVQVESLACPLFVPLVEQGIIAGEEAELIVKESLEPLQNGTYDTLILGCTHYPLLKPIIEHNLPSHVTVISSGEETAREVSSVLFHQSLNRTAGQTPQHRFFTTGAAKPFEAFARDRFNLISAQIESITLDHRLKVER, from the coding sequence ATGGATAAACCGATCGGGGTTATTGACTCGGGGTATGGCGGATTAACGGTTGCTACGGAACTAATGCGTCAATTGCCGAAGGAAGCTATTTACTATGTAGGCGATTCAAAACGTTGCCCTTACGGACCGAGATCCGTTGAAGAGGTACGGCGCTATACGTGGGAAATGATTGACCACTTATTGACATTTGAAGTGAAGATGATCGTCATTGCCTGTAATACAGCTACAGCTGTTGTGTTGCATGAAGCAAGGCAACAGTTAGACATTCCTGTAGTGGGTGTTATTCAACCAGGCGCTATTACCGCTATGAAAGTGACGAACAATCAACAGATAGCCGTGATTGGAACAACTGGAACAATAAAGAGTCAAGCGTACTCTCTAGCTCTTTCGTCCATAAGTGAAGACGTACAGGTAGAAAGTCTAGCTTGTCCATTATTTGTTCCACTCGTTGAACAGGGGATCATCGCTGGCGAAGAGGCGGAGTTAATCGTAAAAGAATCGTTAGAACCACTACAAAATGGGACGTATGACACGTTGATTTTAGGGTGCACACACTATCCACTGTTAAAGCCCATCATTGAACACAATCTACCTTCTCACGTTACAGTTATTTCTTCTGGAGAGGAAACGGCTAGAGAAGTGAGTAGTGTGCTGTTCCATCAATCGTTAAACCGAACAGCTGGTCAAACGCCACAGCACAGATTCTTTACTACAGGCGCAGCGAAGCCGTTTGAAGCGTTTGCTCGAGATCGGTTTAACTTGATATCGGCTCAAATCGAGTCCATTACACTCGACCACCGTTTAAAAGTAGAGCGATAG
- a CDS encoding DUF2507 domain-containing protein yields MNQWGAVMSETNQQLKGYELIRNDVLQLVLGKEHDHLLYWVGKSLARKYKLEQIEELHTFFRQVYWGDLSLVKQKKNEWYYELSGEWMTKEDERSYQLEAGFLAETLEAQFAVATAATYTKKGKAIRLTVHFDHKDTVAI; encoded by the coding sequence TTGAATCAATGGGGTGCTGTTATGAGTGAAACAAACCAGCAATTAAAAGGCTACGAATTAATCCGAAATGATGTGCTTCAACTTGTTCTAGGCAAGGAGCATGACCACTTATTGTATTGGGTTGGAAAATCGTTAGCACGAAAGTATAAGCTAGAACAAATAGAAGAACTACATACGTTTTTTAGACAAGTGTATTGGGGAGACCTCTCCTTAGTTAAACAAAAGAAAAATGAGTGGTACTATGAATTAAGCGGAGAATGGATGACGAAAGAAGATGAACGGTCGTACCAATTAGAAGCAGGATTTCTAGCAGAAACACTTGAAGCCCAGTTTGCCGTTGCAACCGCTGCGACCTATACAAAAAAAGGCAAAGCGATACGCCTTACCGTTCATTTTGACCATAAAGACACAGTAGCCATTTAA
- the ptsP gene encoding phosphoenolpyruvate--protein phosphotransferase: MSNTLTGIAASAGIAIAKAFVHEEPDFTVKQKEASNKEKEVERLTEALAQSTKELEEIKQKALKELGEDKAEIFSAHLLVLSDPELIDSVKGKINDDGVTAEYALNEVANMFISMFENMDNAYMQERAADIRDVSRRVLGHLMGIQVVSLAAIAEDTVIIAHDLTPSDTAQLNPAVIKGFATDIGGRTSHSAIMSRSLEIPAVVGTKQATKTIANGDMIIVDGIDGDVLINPSEEELTTYKQKQQQFAEQKAEWAKLVNEQTVTKDGVHVELAANIGTPQDLDGVLANGAEGIGLYRTEFLYMGRTELPSEEEQFEAYKEVVERMEGKPVVIRTLDIGGDKELPYLDLPEEMNPFLGFRAIRLCLEKQDMFRDQLRALLRASAYGNLKIMFPMIATIEELREAKEILADEKEKLKADGVTVSEELEVGIMVEIPSTAVAAPQFAKEVDFFSIGTNDLIQYTMAADRMNERVSYLYQPYHPAVLRLIDMVIKAAHAENKWVGMCGEMAGDEIAIPLLLGLGLDEFSMSATSVLPARSQLSKLSKEELSTFAQNALLESTSEAVETLVKKHYQ; this comes from the coding sequence ATGAGTAACACACTAACAGGAATCGCTGCTTCTGCAGGAATCGCGATTGCTAAAGCTTTTGTTCATGAAGAACCTGACTTTACGGTTAAGCAAAAAGAAGCATCGAACAAAGAGAAAGAAGTAGAACGTTTAACGGAAGCGTTAGCACAATCTACGAAAGAACTAGAAGAAATTAAACAAAAGGCATTAAAAGAACTTGGCGAAGATAAAGCTGAGATTTTCTCTGCCCACTTACTTGTATTAAGTGACCCTGAATTAATTGATTCTGTAAAGGGAAAAATTAATGATGATGGAGTTACAGCTGAATATGCATTAAACGAAGTAGCTAATATGTTTATTTCCATGTTCGAAAACATGGATAATGCATATATGCAAGAACGTGCTGCTGATATTCGTGATGTATCTCGTCGTGTATTAGGGCACTTAATGGGCATTCAAGTAGTATCATTGGCAGCAATCGCCGAAGATACTGTTATTATTGCACATGATTTAACGCCTTCTGATACAGCGCAATTAAACCCAGCTGTCATTAAAGGTTTTGCCACAGATATTGGTGGCCGTACATCACATTCTGCTATTATGTCTCGTTCTTTAGAGATTCCAGCAGTTGTTGGAACAAAACAAGCGACGAAAACGATTGCCAATGGCGATATGATTATCGTTGATGGTATTGATGGCGATGTTTTAATTAACCCATCAGAAGAGGAACTTACTACTTACAAGCAAAAACAACAACAGTTTGCTGAACAAAAAGCGGAATGGGCTAAGCTTGTTAATGAACAAACAGTCACAAAAGACGGTGTTCATGTTGAATTAGCAGCTAATATTGGAACTCCTCAAGACTTAGACGGTGTACTTGCAAATGGTGCAGAAGGCATTGGTCTTTATCGTACAGAATTTCTTTATATGGGAAGAACAGAGCTTCCTAGTGAAGAAGAACAGTTTGAAGCGTATAAAGAAGTGGTTGAACGAATGGAAGGCAAGCCTGTTGTGATCCGTACACTCGACATTGGTGGCGATAAGGAGCTTCCGTACCTTGATTTACCGGAAGAAATGAACCCGTTTTTAGGTTTCCGTGCGATTCGTCTTTGTTTAGAAAAACAAGATATGTTTCGTGACCAATTACGTGCGCTTTTAAGAGCTAGTGCATACGGAAATTTAAAAATTATGTTCCCAATGATTGCGACAATCGAAGAACTTCGTGAAGCAAAAGAAATTTTAGCTGATGAGAAAGAAAAGCTAAAAGCAGACGGTGTAACGGTTTCAGAGGAACTGGAAGTAGGAATCATGGTAGAAATCCCTTCCACTGCTGTAGCGGCACCACAATTTGCAAAAGAAGTTGATTTCTTTAGTATTGGAACAAATGACTTAATTCAGTACACAATGGCAGCGGATCGCATGAATGAACGTGTGTCCTATCTCTATCAACCGTATCACCCTGCTGTGCTAAGGCTAATTGATATGGTTATTAAGGCAGCGCATGCAGAAAACAAATGGGTAGGTATGTGTGGGGAGATGGCAGGAGATGAGATTGCCATTCCATTGTTACTTGGTCTTGGATTAGACGAATTTAGTATGAGTGCGACATCTGTTTTACCAGCGCGTAGTCAGCTAAGTAAGCTTTCTAAAGAAGAGTTAAGTACTTTTGCTCAAAACGCTTTGCTTGAGAGTACATCAGAAGCGGTGGAAACGTTAGTTAAAAAGCATTATCAATAA